Proteins encoded in a region of the Bradyrhizobium sp. CB3481 genome:
- a CDS encoding GlsB/YeaQ/YmgE family stress response membrane protein: MVISNEGILVILFVGLVAGWLAGKIVHGTGFGIIGDILVGIAGALLASLLFPKLGIRLGTGLVSEIVYSTIGAIILLVIVRLLRTGGRW; encoded by the coding sequence ATGGTGATTTCCAACGAAGGCATTCTCGTCATTCTCTTTGTCGGCCTGGTGGCCGGCTGGCTTGCCGGTAAGATCGTGCACGGCACCGGCTTTGGCATCATCGGCGACATTCTCGTCGGCATCGCCGGCGCGCTGCTGGCCAGCCTGCTGTTTCCCAAGCTCGGCATTCGCCTCGGCACCGGGCTGGTCTCCGAGATCGTCTATTCCACCATCGGTGCCATCATCCTGCTGGTGATCGTGCGGCTGCTTCGCACCGGCGGGCGTTGGTAG
- a CDS encoding ABC transporter ATP-binding protein, which yields MSNLVDISNLSIRFTGERTVHAVNDISLSLGEGEVLGLLGESGSGKSVTLRALMRLLPRKRTQISGTVKVLGRDVLAMNDEELSAFRGQTVSMIFQEPALALDPVYTIGRQIAESVIRHEGKSEKEAMARALEMLEVVRIPSAKRRVEAYPHEMSGGMRQRAMIALALACKPKILLADEPTTALDATVQIQILLLLRELQREFGMSVIFVTHDIGVAIEICDRVAVMYAGQIVEQGKLRDIVRTPVHPYAKGLLASTVHGAKRGARLETIPGTPPSLDKAPVSCSFAPRCAVAEPRCSERLPPNVQIPPDRTARCVLAESVEVSAAS from the coding sequence ATGAGCAACCTCGTCGACATCAGCAACCTCAGCATCCGCTTCACCGGCGAGCGCACGGTTCATGCCGTCAACGACATCTCGCTCTCGCTTGGCGAGGGCGAGGTGCTCGGCCTGCTCGGCGAATCCGGCTCGGGCAAGAGCGTGACCCTGCGCGCGCTGATGCGGCTGTTGCCGCGGAAGCGAACGCAGATTTCCGGCACGGTGAAGGTGCTCGGACGCGACGTGCTGGCGATGAACGACGAGGAACTCTCGGCTTTTCGCGGCCAGACCGTTTCGATGATTTTTCAGGAGCCGGCGCTGGCGCTCGATCCCGTCTACACGATCGGCCGGCAGATCGCGGAGAGCGTGATCCGCCACGAAGGCAAGAGCGAGAAGGAGGCCATGGCACGCGCGCTGGAGATGCTGGAGGTGGTGCGCATTCCCTCCGCCAAGCGCCGGGTCGAAGCCTATCCGCATGAGATGAGCGGTGGCATGCGCCAGCGCGCGATGATCGCGCTGGCGCTGGCCTGCAAGCCGAAGATCCTGCTGGCGGATGAGCCGACCACGGCGCTGGATGCCACCGTGCAGATCCAGATCCTCTTGCTGTTGCGCGAGCTGCAGCGCGAGTTCGGCATGTCCGTGATCTTCGTGACCCACGATATCGGCGTCGCCATCGAAATTTGCGACCGCGTCGCGGTGATGTATGCGGGACAGATCGTGGAGCAGGGCAAATTGCGCGATATCGTCCGCACGCCGGTGCATCCCTATGCCAAGGGCCTGTTGGCTTCGACCGTGCACGGCGCCAAACGTGGCGCGCGGCTGGAGACCATTCCGGGTACGCCGCCTTCGCTCGACAAGGCGCCCGTCAGTTGTTCGTTTGCGCCGCGCTGTGCTGTAGCCGAGCCGCGCTGCAGCGAGCGTCTGCCGCCCAATGTGCAGATACCGCCGGATCGAACCGCGCGTTGTGTGTTGGCGGAGTCAGTGGAAGTTTCTGCCGCTAGCTGA
- a CDS encoding amidase, with the protein MSGEPALMSLVAVGKAIAGKKISSREATQSCLDRIAEWQPRVNAYMAIEKEEALAAADAADADLARSKISGPLHGVPMAHKDMYYDAGKVVTCGSKIRREFVATTTSTALQRLKDAGSVRLGSLQMVEFAYGPTGHNVHYGAVRNPWNVDHITGGSSSGSGSAVAARLTFAALGSDTGGSIRMPAHFCGVTGFKTTVGLISRAGAMPLSQSLDTVGPLAQTVEDCALLVGLMAGADPEDPTTSTRPVPNYMAATTASLKGAKIGVPTAFYVDDLDPEVARVLDETIATLKKEGAEIVKVELPDQRQLTAACQIVLATEAAAFHKRWMIERPQDYGGQVLMRLQNGLAIPAVTYLEAMRWRGPALSAYLAAVEGTDAVIAPVAPMPAATIAESDVGNSLDAEAVIQRITRFTRPINYLGLPSLSIPAGFTSKGLPVGMQLIGRSFDEATLVRIGAAFQRATDYHQKVPKLA; encoded by the coding sequence ATGAGCGGCGAACCGGCCCTGATGTCGCTGGTTGCGGTCGGCAAGGCGATCGCGGGCAAGAAAATTTCCTCGCGCGAGGCGACACAATCCTGTCTCGACCGCATCGCGGAGTGGCAGCCGCGTGTCAACGCCTACATGGCGATCGAGAAGGAGGAGGCGCTCGCCGCGGCTGACGCCGCCGATGCTGATCTCGCCAGGAGCAAGATTTCAGGCCCCCTGCACGGCGTGCCGATGGCGCACAAGGACATGTATTACGACGCCGGCAAGGTCGTGACCTGCGGCTCAAAAATCCGGCGCGAATTCGTGGCGACCACGACCTCGACCGCGCTGCAGCGGTTGAAGGACGCCGGTTCGGTCCGGCTCGGCTCGCTGCAGATGGTGGAGTTCGCCTATGGCCCCACCGGGCACAACGTGCATTACGGCGCGGTGCGCAATCCCTGGAACGTCGATCACATTACCGGCGGCTCTTCCTCGGGCTCCGGTTCGGCGGTCGCGGCCCGGCTGACCTTTGCGGCGCTGGGCTCCGATACCGGCGGCTCGATCCGGATGCCCGCGCATTTCTGCGGCGTCACCGGCTTCAAGACCACCGTCGGCCTGATCAGCCGCGCCGGCGCGATGCCGCTGTCGCAATCGCTCGATACCGTTGGGCCGCTGGCGCAAACCGTCGAGGATTGCGCGCTGCTGGTCGGGTTGATGGCGGGCGCCGATCCCGAGGATCCGACCACGTCGACGCGGCCGGTGCCGAACTACATGGCGGCGACCACGGCTTCGCTGAAAGGCGCGAAGATCGGCGTGCCTACGGCGTTCTATGTCGACGACCTCGATCCCGAAGTGGCGCGGGTGCTCGACGAGACCATTGCGACTCTCAAAAAAGAGGGCGCCGAGATCGTCAAGGTCGAACTGCCGGACCAGCGCCAGCTCACCGCCGCCTGCCAGATCGTGCTCGCCACCGAGGCCGCCGCTTTCCACAAGCGCTGGATGATCGAGCGTCCGCAGGATTACGGCGGACAGGTGTTGATGCGGCTGCAGAACGGGCTCGCCATTCCGGCCGTGACCTATCTCGAAGCGATGCGCTGGCGCGGCCCGGCGCTATCAGCTTATCTGGCGGCGGTCGAAGGTACCGATGCCGTAATCGCGCCGGTCGCGCCGATGCCAGCCGCGACGATTGCCGAGAGCGACGTCGGCAACAGCCTCGATGCGGAGGCCGTGATCCAGCGGATCACGCGTTTCACCCGCCCGATCAACTATCTCGGCCTGCCGTCGCTCTCGATCCCCGCGGGCTTCACCAGCAAGGGTCTGCCGGTCGGCATGCAGTTGATCGGCCGTTCCTTCGATGAGGCCACGCTGGTGCGAATTGGCGCGGCGTTTCAGCGCGCCACTGACTATCACCAGAAGGTACCCAAGCTGGCATGA
- a CDS encoding oligopeptide/dipeptide ABC transporter ATP-binding protein, translated as MSETYQSVEVLEQVEDIGGAAQPLLQVVGLTKHFPVRGDLFSPRKTVRAVDDVSFSIGKGETVGIVGESGCGKSTTARLLMHLMKRDAGDIIYDGMQVGRALSLRELRRGMQMVFQDSYASLNPRLTIEESIAFGPKVHGMADSAARTLARELLGKVGLRPETFANRYPHEISGGQRQRVNIARALALSPRLVILDEAVSALDKSVEAQVLNLLADLKREFGLTYLFISHDLNVVRYISDRVLVMYLGEVVELGPVDKVWDQPSHPYTRALLAAMPSSDPDNRTETPPISGDPPNPIDPPSGCRFHTRCPFAEPLCANATPKLSDVDTMGHQAACYMAIAGSGHSRAPANNNNTGVTA; from the coding sequence ATGAGTGAGACATATCAGTCAGTTGAGGTGCTGGAACAGGTCGAGGATATCGGCGGCGCGGCGCAGCCGCTGCTGCAGGTGGTCGGCCTGACCAAGCACTTTCCGGTACGGGGCGATCTCTTCAGCCCACGCAAGACCGTGCGCGCGGTCGACGACGTTTCCTTCTCGATCGGAAAGGGCGAGACGGTCGGCATCGTCGGCGAATCCGGCTGCGGCAAGTCGACCACTGCGCGGCTTCTGATGCATCTGATGAAGCGCGATGCCGGCGACATCATCTATGACGGCATGCAGGTCGGCCGCGCGCTCTCGCTTCGGGAGCTGCGCCGCGGCATGCAGATGGTGTTTCAGGACAGCTACGCCTCGCTCAACCCGCGCCTCACCATCGAGGAATCCATCGCCTTCGGCCCGAAGGTGCACGGCATGGCTGACAGCGCCGCGCGCACGCTGGCGCGCGAGCTGCTCGGCAAGGTCGGCCTGCGGCCCGAAACCTTCGCCAACCGCTACCCGCACGAGATTTCCGGCGGCCAGCGCCAGCGCGTCAATATCGCGCGGGCGCTCGCGCTGTCGCCGCGGCTGGTGATCCTCGACGAAGCGGTATCCGCGCTCGACAAGTCGGTCGAAGCCCAGGTGCTCAACCTGCTGGCGGACCTCAAGCGCGAATTCGGGCTGACCTATCTCTTCATCAGCCACGATCTCAACGTCGTCCGCTACATCAGTGACCGCGTGCTCGTGATGTATCTCGGCGAGGTGGTCGAGCTCGGACCGGTCGACAAGGTCTGGGATCAACCTTCGCATCCCTATACGCGGGCGCTGCTCGCCGCCATGCCGTCGTCCGATCCCGATAACCGCACCGAAACGCCGCCGATCTCGGGCGATCCGCCGAATCCGATCGATCCGCCGTCCGGCTGCCGGTTTCACACCCGCTGCCCGTTTGCGGAGCCGCTCTGCGCAAATGCCACGCCAAAACTCAGCGATGTCGATACAATGGGCCATCAGGCGGCGTGCTACATGGCCATTGCAGGCTCCGGGCACAGCCGCGCGCCGGCAAATAACAACAACACGGGAGTGACCGCATGA
- a CDS encoding ABC transporter permease: MAVMSDTALQAAPVTKARGYWATVGRRIVRDKVSMVCAFVLILIFASALLAPWLGLADPYQGSMIRRLRHIGTPNYPLGTDELGRDMLARLIYGGRLSLIIGILPVIFAFVIGTSLGLVAGYVGGRLNTAIMRTVDVFYAFPSVLLAIAISGALGAGIVNSIASLTIVFVPQITRVSESVTTGVRNMDFVEAARASGAGPFTIMRVHMLGNVLGPIFVYATGLISVSMILAAGLSFLGLGTKPPEPEWGLMLNTLRTAIYINPWVAALPGVMIFAVSICFNLLSDGMRSAMDIRN; this comes from the coding sequence ATGGCCGTGATGTCGGATACCGCGTTGCAGGCCGCTCCCGTCACCAAAGCGCGTGGCTATTGGGCGACCGTCGGCCGCCGTATCGTGCGCGACAAGGTCAGCATGGTCTGCGCTTTTGTGCTGATCCTGATCTTCGCCTCCGCGCTGCTGGCGCCATGGCTCGGCCTCGCCGACCCCTATCAGGGCTCGATGATCCGCCGGCTTCGCCATATCGGCACGCCGAACTATCCACTCGGCACCGACGAGCTCGGCCGCGATATGCTGGCGCGGCTGATCTATGGCGGGCGGCTGTCGCTGATCATCGGCATTTTGCCTGTTATCTTCGCCTTCGTGATCGGCACCTCGCTCGGCCTCGTCGCCGGCTATGTCGGCGGCCGGCTCAACACCGCGATCATGCGCACTGTGGACGTGTTCTACGCTTTTCCCTCGGTGCTGCTGGCGATCGCGATCTCCGGCGCGCTGGGCGCGGGCATCGTCAACTCGATCGCCTCGCTGACCATCGTGTTCGTGCCGCAGATCACCCGCGTTTCCGAAAGCGTCACGACAGGCGTGCGCAATATGGACTTTGTGGAGGCGGCGCGCGCCTCCGGCGCCGGGCCCTTCACCATCATGCGCGTGCACATGCTGGGCAATGTGCTCGGGCCGATTTTCGTCTACGCCACCGGCCTGATCTCGGTGTCGATGATCCTCGCCGCCGGCCTGTCGTTCCTGGGTCTGGGGACAAAGCCGCCGGAGCCGGAATGGGGGCTGATGCTGAATACGCTGCGCACCGCGATCTATATCAATCCGTGGGTGGCGGCGCTGCCGGGCGTGATGATCTTTGCCGTGTCGATCTGCTTCAACCTGCTCAGCGACGGCATGCGTAGCGCCATGGATATCCGGAATTGA
- a CDS encoding ABC transporter permease: protein MFAYTARRIVYVIPIVISVALVCFLLVHITPGDPLVAVLPADASQELAAQMRTAYGFDRPLPVQFGLWLWRAIHGDLGASIATGRPVLSEVLRAVGNTVTLAIAAALIGFTLGLLFGLIAGYFRDTWIDKVATSFAIAGVSVPHYWLGMVMVIIFSVQLNWLPAVGAGPGGSGAWGWDWEHMKYLILPAITTSVIPMGIVTRTVRALTGDILSQDFVEALRAKGLRETDVFKHVIKNAAPTALAVMGLQLGYMLGGSILIETVFSWPGSGLLLNSAIFQRDLPLLQGTILVLALFFVTLNLLVDIAQAAIDPRIKRS from the coding sequence GTGTTCGCTTATACTGCCCGACGTATCGTCTACGTCATTCCGATCGTGATCAGCGTCGCGCTGGTGTGTTTCCTGCTCGTGCACATCACGCCCGGCGATCCGCTGGTTGCGGTGCTGCCGGCCGATGCCTCGCAGGAACTGGCCGCGCAAATGCGCACCGCCTACGGCTTCGACCGGCCGCTACCGGTCCAGTTCGGGCTGTGGCTGTGGCGCGCGATCCATGGCGATCTCGGCGCTTCGATCGCGACCGGCCGCCCGGTGCTGTCGGAAGTGCTGCGCGCCGTCGGCAACACCGTGACGCTCGCCATCGCCGCCGCGCTGATCGGCTTCACGCTCGGGCTGTTGTTCGGCCTGATCGCCGGCTATTTCCGCGACACCTGGATCGACAAGGTCGCGACCTCCTTTGCCATCGCCGGCGTCTCGGTGCCGCATTACTGGCTCGGCATGGTGATGGTCATCATCTTCTCGGTGCAGCTCAACTGGCTGCCCGCGGTCGGCGCCGGCCCCGGCGGCTCCGGTGCGTGGGGCTGGGACTGGGAGCACATGAAATATCTGATCCTGCCGGCGATCACGACCTCGGTTATTCCGATGGGCATCGTCACCCGCACGGTGCGGGCGCTGACCGGCGACATCCTTTCGCAGGACTTCGTCGAGGCCTTGCGCGCAAAAGGCTTGCGCGAGACCGACGTGTTCAAACACGTCATCAAGAACGCGGCGCCAACCGCGCTTGCCGTGATGGGCCTGCAGCTCGGTTACATGCTGGGCGGCTCGATCCTGATCGAGACCGTGTTCTCCTGGCCCGGCTCGGGATTGTTGCTCAACTCGGCGATCTTCCAGCGCGACCTGCCGCTGCTGCAGGGCACGATTTTGGTGCTGGCGCTTTTCTTCGTCACGCTCAATCTCCTGGTCGATATCGCGCAGGCCGCGATCGATCCGCGCATCAAGCGGAGCTGA
- a CDS encoding ABC transporter substrate-binding protein: MRNEKSKKTATAWLLATALVVGLPQLASAETVLRIGMTAADIPRTLGQPDQGFEGNRFTGLTMYDGLTMWDLSSADKASVMIPGLATEWKVDESDKKKWTFKLRPGVKFHDGSDFNADAVVWNVEKVLKQDAPHFDASQVGVTASRMPTLASARKIDDMTVELTTKEPDSFLPINLTNLFMASPSKWQALYDKAEGADAKAKSQAAWAAFARAASGTGPWKMSKFTPRERLELVKNEGYWDKGRVPKIDRMVLLPMPEANARTAALLSGQVDWVEAPAPDAVKEIKARGFQLQANESPHVWPWQFSRIEGSPWNDIRVRKAANLCIDREGLKDGLLAGLMVPATGTFEPGHPWRGKPTFEIKYDLKAAQKLMQEAGYGPSKKLTVKTQTSASGSGQMQPLPMNEYLQQALAECYFDVQLDVIEWNTLFTNWRRGAKDPTANGANATNVTYAAMDPFFALVRFLQSSMAPPVSNNWGYINNPKFDELVTKARQTFDPAARDAALAELHAASVDDAAFLYVAHDVSPRAMSPKVKGFVQPKSWFVDFSPVSMAP, translated from the coding sequence ATGCGTAACGAAAAATCGAAGAAGACGGCCACCGCGTGGCTGCTGGCGACGGCGCTGGTGGTCGGTCTGCCGCAACTGGCGAGCGCCGAGACGGTGCTGCGGATCGGCATGACCGCCGCCGATATTCCGCGCACGCTCGGCCAGCCCGACCAGGGCTTTGAGGGCAACCGCTTCACCGGCCTGACCATGTATGACGGGCTGACGATGTGGGACCTGTCGTCAGCCGACAAGGCGAGCGTGATGATTCCCGGGCTCGCGACCGAATGGAAGGTCGACGAGTCCGACAAGAAGAAATGGACCTTCAAGCTGCGTCCCGGCGTCAAATTCCATGACGGCAGCGACTTCAACGCCGATGCCGTGGTCTGGAACGTCGAGAAGGTGCTGAAGCAGGATGCGCCGCATTTCGACGCCAGCCAGGTTGGCGTCACCGCCTCGCGCATGCCGACGCTGGCTTCCGCCCGCAAGATCGACGACATGACGGTGGAATTGACCACCAAGGAGCCGGACAGTTTTCTGCCGATCAACCTGACCAATCTGTTCATGGCCAGCCCTTCGAAGTGGCAGGCGCTTTATGACAAGGCTGAAGGTGCCGACGCCAAGGCCAAGTCACAGGCCGCCTGGGCGGCGTTCGCCAGGGCCGCCTCGGGCACCGGCCCGTGGAAGATGTCGAAGTTCACCCCGCGCGAGCGGCTCGAACTGGTCAAGAACGAGGGCTATTGGGACAAGGGCCGCGTGCCCAAGATCGACCGCATGGTGCTGCTGCCGATGCCGGAAGCCAATGCCCGCACCGCGGCATTGCTTTCAGGCCAGGTCGATTGGGTCGAGGCGCCGGCACCTGATGCCGTCAAGGAGATCAAGGCGCGCGGTTTCCAGCTCCAGGCCAATGAATCTCCCCATGTCTGGCCATGGCAGTTCTCGCGCATCGAAGGCTCGCCGTGGAACGACATTCGCGTCCGCAAGGCCGCCAATCTCTGTATCGACCGCGAGGGCCTCAAGGACGGTCTGCTCGCCGGCCTGATGGTGCCGGCCACCGGTACCTTCGAGCCCGGCCATCCCTGGCGCGGCAAGCCGACCTTCGAGATCAAGTATGATCTGAAGGCGGCGCAGAAGCTGATGCAGGAGGCGGGTTACGGCCCGAGCAAGAAGCTGACGGTGAAGACCCAGACGTCGGCGTCGGGATCGGGCCAGATGCAGCCCTTGCCGATGAACGAATATCTGCAACAGGCGCTGGCCGAATGCTACTTCGACGTCCAGCTCGACGTGATCGAGTGGAACACACTGTTCACCAATTGGCGCCGTGGCGCCAAGGACCCGACCGCGAACGGCGCCAACGCCACTAACGTCACTTACGCGGCGATGGACCCGTTCTTCGCGCTGGTGCGCTTCCTGCAATCGTCGATGGCACCTCCCGTCTCGAACAATTGGGGCTATATCAACAATCCCAAATTCGACGAGTTGGTGACGAAAGCCCGCCAGACCTTCGACCCCGCCGCGCGTGACGCGGCGTTGGCCGAACTGCATGCGGCCTCGGTGGACGATGCGGCGTTCCTCTATGTTGCCCACGACGTCTCGCCGCGCGCCATGAGCCCGAAGGTCAAGGGTTTTGTGCAGCCGAAGAGCTGGTTCGTCGACTTCTCGCCGGTGTCGATGGCGCCGTAA
- a CDS encoding ABC transporter substrate-binding protein, giving the protein MRTRYSMLLAAPAIALGFSLGLPTISAQAETVVRYGISMADIPLTTGQPDRGAGAYQFSAYTIYDPLVAWEMDVSDRPGRLVPGLATEWKVDEQDKKKWRFALRKGVKFHDGSDFNADAVIWNLDKVLNDKAPQFDKRQSAQVKTRLPSVASYAKIDDDTIEITTKTVDSFFPYQMLWFLVSSPAQYEKLGKDWDKFASQPSGTGPFKLTKLVPRELAELTKNADYWDKKRLPKADKIVLIPMPEALTRTNALLAGQVDLIETPAPDAVPQLKSAGMKIVDNVTPHVWNYHLSVLPGSPWTDIRLRKALNLAIDRDAVVGLMNGLAKPAKGQVDPSSPWFGKPTFEHKYDVAAAKKLVEEAGYSKDKPLKTTFIIAQGGTGQMLSLPMNEFLQQSFKEIGIEIDFKVVELETLYTHWRKGAADEMNANITSNNIAYVTSDPLYAIVRFFHSGQVAPVGVNWGGYKNPKVDALIDEAKQTFDVVKQDELLAEAHAQIVDDATLVWVVHDTNPHALSPKVKKFVQAQHWFQDLTQIGLE; this is encoded by the coding sequence ATGCGCACCCGATATTCGATGCTTCTTGCTGCCCCGGCAATAGCCCTCGGATTCTCTCTTGGCCTGCCTACAATTTCGGCGCAGGCGGAGACCGTTGTGCGCTACGGCATATCGATGGCGGACATTCCGCTGACCACAGGCCAGCCCGACCGCGGCGCCGGCGCCTATCAGTTCTCGGCCTATACGATCTACGATCCGTTGGTCGCGTGGGAGATGGATGTGTCCGACCGGCCCGGCAGACTGGTGCCGGGGCTTGCGACCGAATGGAAGGTCGACGAGCAGGACAAGAAGAAATGGCGCTTCGCCCTTCGCAAGGGCGTCAAATTTCACGACGGCAGCGATTTCAACGCTGACGCCGTGATCTGGAATCTGGACAAGGTGCTCAATGACAAGGCACCGCAGTTCGACAAGCGGCAGAGCGCACAGGTCAAGACCCGCCTGCCCTCGGTCGCGAGTTACGCCAAGATCGACGACGACACGATCGAGATCACCACCAAGACGGTCGATTCATTCTTCCCGTACCAGATGCTGTGGTTTCTGGTCTCCAGCCCTGCGCAATATGAAAAGCTCGGCAAGGACTGGGACAAGTTCGCCAGCCAGCCCTCCGGCACTGGGCCGTTCAAGCTGACAAAGCTGGTGCCGCGCGAGCTCGCGGAGCTGACCAAGAACGCCGACTACTGGGACAAGAAGCGGCTTCCGAAGGCCGACAAGATCGTGCTGATCCCGATGCCGGAAGCACTGACGCGCACCAATGCGCTCTTGGCCGGACAGGTCGATCTGATCGAGACCCCGGCGCCGGATGCCGTGCCGCAGCTCAAATCCGCCGGCATGAAGATCGTCGACAACGTCACGCCGCATGTCTGGAACTATCATCTGAGCGTGCTGCCCGGCTCGCCCTGGACCGACATCCGCCTGCGCAAGGCACTCAACCTCGCGATCGACCGCGACGCGGTGGTCGGATTGATGAACGGCCTCGCCAAGCCCGCCAAGGGCCAGGTCGACCCGTCGAGCCCGTGGTTCGGCAAGCCGACCTTCGAGCACAAATACGACGTCGCTGCGGCCAAGAAGTTGGTCGAGGAAGCCGGCTATTCGAAGGATAAGCCGCTGAAGACGACCTTCATCATCGCGCAAGGCGGCACGGGGCAGATGCTCTCGCTGCCGATGAACGAATTTTTGCAGCAAAGTTTCAAGGAAATCGGCATCGAGATCGACTTCAAGGTGGTCGAGCTTGAGACGCTCTATACGCATTGGCGCAAGGGCGCAGCCGACGAGATGAACGCGAACATCACCTCAAACAACATCGCCTATGTCACGTCCGATCCGCTTTATGCCATCGTGCGCTTCTTCCACTCCGGCCAGGTCGCGCCTGTCGGCGTTAACTGGGGCGGCTACAAGAACCCCAAGGTCGATGCGCTGATCGACGAAGCCAAGCAGACCTTTGATGTCGTCAAGCAGGACGAGCTATTGGCGGAGGCCCATGCGCAGATCGTCGACGACGCCACGCTGGTGTGGGTGGTGCACGACACCAACCCGCACGCGCTGTCGCCGAAAGTGAAGAAGTTCGTGCAGGCGCAGCACTGGTTCCAGGATTTGACGCAGATCGGGCTGGAGTAG